TCAGCTGTTGAAAGCGCAGAAATTGTCACTTCAGTGAGTAGCCGCGCGGTACGGGTCGGCGAAAACTATCCACCCCACCCGCGCACAGTCCCCGCACCACCCCGCACTACCCCGTACGAGCACCACCGCTCCACCCCGTACACGCACCGCCCCGCACCGCACCGCCCCGCAGAACCCAGCAGGACCGTTCCGTCCGACCGGACCCCCCACAGTTCCGCACCCTGAGACGAGTTGGAGCACGCATGCCCCAGCACGTACCGTCCTCGCTGCGCGCGGCCGCCCCACGCCGCGCGGAGCGTGTTCCGGCGCTTCCCCCACAGCCGCGCCGGATCGTCTTCCTCGCCCACCGCGACCTCGGCAACCCGGCCGCGGGCGGCTCCGAACTCCTCGTCGACCGGCTCGCCGACGGCCTCAGCAAGCAGGGCCACCAGGTCACCTTGCTGTGCGGCGGCCCCGCCGCGTACCGCGACTACCGTGTCGTCTCCGCGGGCGGCGACCTCGGCCACTACCTGCGGGCCCGCACCGCGTTCACCCGGCAGGTCGGCGACTGCGACCTGCTCGTCGAGGTCTGCAACGGCATGCCGTACCTGGCGCCGCTGTGGCACCGCGGGCCCACCCTGTGCCTCGTCAACCACGTCCACACCGACCTGTGGGGGATGCGCTTCCAAGGCGCCTTGGCCCCCGCGGCCAGGATCGGCCGCAGACTCGAGCACTGGGCGCTCTCGGGCGCGCAGCGCGGCAACCTCCTCGTGGCCGTGTCGCCGTCGACGGCCACGGCGCTGCGCGCGATCGGCGTCGACCGGGAGCGCATCCGCATCGTGCACAACGGCGTCGAGGAGCCGGGGCCGCTGCACGCCCGCTCCGACGAACCGATGTTCCTGGCGATGGGCCGGCTCGTCGAGTACAAGCGGATCGATCTGCTGCTGCGGCTGTGGGAGCGCGTCAGACCCGTCACGGGCGGCAGGCTCGTGATCGTGGGCGACGGTCCCGAGCGCCAGCGCCTCGAACAACTCGCCGGTCCCGGCGTGGAGTTCAAGGGGCACGTCTCCGAGGCGGAGAAGCACCGGCTGCTCTGTGAGGCGTGGATGCTGCTGCATCCGTCGGCCGTGGAGGGCTGGGGGCTCGTCATCACCGAGGCGGCGACCCGTTCGACGCCCTCGATCGGCTTCGACGTGCCGGGCGTACGCGACTCCGTGGAGGACGGCGTGACCGGTCTCCTCGCCCGGGGCGAGAGCTCCTTCGCCGCCGCCTGGTGCACCCTGGCGCTCAGCGCCGAGCGCCGCAGGGCCCTCGGCAAGGCGGCCGGGGAGCGGGCCGTGCAGTTCCGGTGGGGCAACACGGTGCGGCAGTTCCAGGCGGTGGCGGCCGAAGCGGTCGCCGCACACCAGGTGTCACAAGGACCCCCGACCCCCCAGAGGTCTGCGTGAAGGACCCTTCGCTGCGCCGCTCCGCCACCCTCTTCCGGGCCTTCCTGCGCGAGCAGCAGGAGCCCGAGCGGTGCTACACGCTCCTCGCCCGTGACGCCGCCGACCAGGTCGAGGCGTACGTCCCGGTGAAGGACCGCGTCGTCGTGGACATCGGCGGCGGTGGCGGCTACTTCACGGAGGAGTTCCGGCGGCGCGGCGCTCAGTCCTTCCTCTTCGAGCCCGACCCCGCCGAGCTGGGGGACAAGCCGCCCGAGGGCGCGGTCGTCGCCGACGGGTACCTGCTGCCGCTCGCGGACGGCGTCGCCGACGTCACGTTCTCCTCGAACGTCCTGGAGCACGTCGACGACCCGCAGACGTTCCTGAGCGAGATGGTCCGGGTCACCAGGGCCGACGGACTGATCTACGTCTCCTTCACCAACTGGCTCTCGCCGTGGGGCGGTCACGAGTGGGCGCCCTGGCACTACCTGGGCGCCGAACGGGCCAGGGCCCGCTACGAACGACGTACCGGCAAGGCCGCGAAGCACACGCTCGGCGAGAACCTCTTCGTCCACCACGTCGGGGCGACGCTGCGCCAGGTGCGCGGCCGTGACGACGTGGAGATCGTGTCGGCGCGCTCCCGCTACTGGCCGTTCCTGGCCGGGGCGATCACCAAGGTGCCGGGTGTGCGCGAGATCGCGACCTGGAATCTCCTCCTCATCCTCAGGCGGTGTCCATGACCACGGTCCAGGCCCCACCCCCGGCGGCCGCAAGACCCACGACCGCAGCCCCTGAACCCGCCCGGGGGCCGCGCTCGCGGCGCTGGCTCCTGGGGTTCTGGGCCGTGGTGTTCGTGTCCTTCCTCGCGGTGAAGCCGGGGCGGATGACGTTCGACACCAAGCTCGGTGTCGCCGTCGACCCCTGGCAGTTCCTCTCCGACCTGGGGCAGCTCTGGCACGACAGGGGCGGCTTCGGCGGCATCCAGGACCAGTACGTCGGCTACGCGTTCCCGATGCTGCCGTTCTACGGCCTGGCCAAGCTCGTGCAGCTGCCGGTCTGGCTGGCGGAGCGGCTCTGGTTCTCGCTGATCGTGGCGGTCGCGTTCTGGGGTGCGCTGCGGCTCGCCGAGCGCCTGGGCATCGGCAGCCGTCACAGCAGGCTGCTGGGCGCGGTGGTGTACGCGCTGTGGCCGACGTTCACCGTGGTCATCGGCTCGACGTCGGCGGCCGCGCTGCCCGGCGCGTTCCTGCCGTGGGTGCTGCTTCCGCTGGCCGACGACCGGTTCGGTGCGCGCATCGCCGCGTGCCGTTCGGCGCTGATCATCCCGTTCATGGGCGGGGTGAACGCGGCGGCGACGCTCGCCTCGCTGCTGCCGGTGGGCCTGTACCTGCTGTCCCGCCCGAACGGCCCGCGCAAGCGGAAGCTGATCACGTGGTGGGTGCCCGGTGTCATCCTCGCCACCGCCTGGTGGGTCGTACCGCTCCTGATGCTCGGCATCTACGGTGAGAACTTCCTGCCGTTCGTCGAGGACTCGGCGACCACGACCGGCACCATGTCGGCGACCGAGGCGCTGCGCGGTGCCGGCAACTGGGTGGCGTATCTGCACTTCGGCGAGGCCTGGCTGCCCGCGGGGTGGACCGTGGCGACGGCCGTCGTGGCCGTCGTCTGCTCGGCGCTGGCCGCGGCGCTCGGCCTCGCGGGTCTGGCGCGGCGCGATCTGCCGGAGCGGCGCTGGCTGGTCCTGACCGTCCTGTCGGTCGTCCTGGTGACCCTCGCCGGGTACGGCGGCGCGTTCGGCGCCCCCTTCCACGGCACGGTCCAGTCGTGGCTGGACGGCGGTCTCGTCCCCTTCCGCAACATCTACAAGTTCCAGACGGGTCTGGCGCTGGCGCTCGTCCTCGGCCTGATGCACCTGGTGGGCGTCGCCGCGCAGGCGCGCGGGGCGCGGCGGGTGCGCGGCAGGCGGTACGCGCCGCTGATCGCGGCGGTCCTGGTGCTGCCCGGCCTCGCCCTGCCCTACCTCAACGGCTCGATCCTGCAGCCCGGTTCGTTCCAGAAGCTGCCCACGTACTGGCAGACGACGGCGGACTGGCTGGAGAAGTACTCGCCCGACTCGCGCGCCCTGGTCGTGCCCGCGACCGCGCACGGCATCTACACCTGGGGCTCCCCGATCGACCAGCCCCTCGACGTGCTCGCCGACTCCCGCTGGGCGCAGCGCGACTACGTGCCGTTCGGCGCCCCCGGCAACCGGCGCGCGATGGACGCCGTCGAGCAGGCGCTGATGACCGGCGCCGAAGTGCCCGGACTGCGCGACTACGTGACGCGGGCCGGTCTGTACTACGTCGTCGTACGCAACGACCTCGACCCCGACCAGGTCGGCAACGTGCCCACCGCGACGGTCAAGCGCACCTTGGAGGAGTCCGGTTACCGGCGCGTCACGGGCTTCGGCCCGCAGACCACCGGCGGCATCATCCCCGACGACACCCCGATCCAGGTGGAGGGCCTCTACCCGCGCCAGCGCGCGGTCGAGATCTACGCCCCCGCCGAGGGCGCCGAGCGCCCCGGCCAGGCGGGCCTGAAGCCGGTGTCCAACACGGCGGTCGTCAGCGGCGGCCCCGAGTCCCTGCTGCCGCTCTCCGCCGACCCGTCGATGCGCGACCGCCCCACCGTCCTGACCGGCGACAACCACCCGGGCGTCGGAGCGCCGGGCCTGCAAGCGGTCGGTGACGGCATGCGCCGCGCCGACACCCGCTTCGGGCTCGTCAACTCCAACACCTCGTACACGTACGGGCGCGACGAGCGGAACGCGGTCGACGCGCTCCAGAACCCGGACGGGAAGCCGCACCAGATCCTGCCGAGCAAGGGCATCGACCACCAGACGACGTCGGAGCTGCGGGGCGCCAAGTCGGTGTCGGCGTCCAGCTACGGCAACTGGCTCTTCCACCTGCCGCAGTACGACCCGGCGAACGCCTTCGACGGGAACCCGGCCACGGCCTGGGCGGAGGGCGACGCCGAGTCGGCGGACGGCGAGTGGATCAAGGCCGAGTTCCACTCGGAGGTCGCGGTGCCGTCCTCCTTCCGCGTCACGCCGCTGCCGCAGAACGGCACGCGGGCGGCGCCCACCCGGATCGAGGTGGAGACGGAGCACGGCAGCATCGTCAGCACCCTCCAGCCCAACGGGCAGCCGCAGCGCGTCAGGGCTCAGTCCGGCGCCACGGACTTCGTCAAGATCACGATCCTGGACACGCAGGTGGCGCGGCCCGGTCTGACGGGTGCGGGCTTCTCGGAGATCTCCATCCCCGAGGTGCGGGTCACGCGGCTCCTCCAGCTCCCGAAGGACGCGGAGAAGTCCACCGACGCGAAGGCCACCACGTACTCGCTGCACCGCACGGCCGACCCGGGCGCCTTCTCGCAGGTGGACACCGAGTCGGGGCTGCACCGCCGCTTCACGACGACGGCGGAGGGCGCGTACGACGTGAAGGCGAGCGCGGTCGCCGTACCGGGCCGTGAACTCGACGAGCTGCTCTACAAGGTGGCGCCCGAGCAGGAGCAGCAGATCATCGCGACGGCCGACTCCACCGCGAAGCTCGGCAGCGGCCTCTCGCCGCGCAACCTCACCGACGGCGACCTGACGACGGCGTGGATCGCGGGCAGCGACAACCGGCCCGTCATCCACCTCAAGTGGCCGGGCAAGCAGCCGGTGGGCGAGATCGTGCTGCCCGCGGCGGGCGGCCTCTCCACCCGGCCCGTGAAGATCGAGATCAGCTCGCCGGACGGCGCGGCGACCGCGGGCGTCGACGAGAACGGCAACGCCCGCTTCGCGCCGATCACCACCGACGAGATGGACATCACCATCACGGAGACCGCGCCGCTCACGGTCCACAACCCGGTGGCGGACGACGACCTCCAGCTGCCCGTGGGCCTCACCGAGGTGTACGTCCCCGCGCTCGACAAGTACCGCACCGAGCAGCCCGACCCGAAGGACCGCTTCTCGCTGCCGTGCGGGCAGGGCCCGGTGATGTCGATCGACGGCGAGCTGTACGAGACGAGCGCCGAGGGCAGGGTCCAGGACCTCACCGACCGGCGTCCCGTCGACATCACGCTCTGCCAGGAGGGCGAGAAGTCCCCGTCGGTCCGCCTCGACGCGGGGGCGCACAGCGTGGAGACGGGTGACGCGGGCCCGCTCGCCGTCATGGACGCGTCCCTGACCACCGGCACGCCGGCGGCGCTCGACACGACCGCCCGCGAGCTGAAGGTGAAGGACTGGCTCGGCGACCGCCGCGAGGTGACGGTCGGCTCGGGCGCGGCCTCGTACCTCACGACGTACGAGAACGTGAACGACGGCTGGAAGGCGACCCTCAACGGCAAGGAGCTGACCTCCGTCCGGCTCGACGGCTGGCAGCAGGGCTGGCTGGTGCCGAACGGTGAGGGCGGCACGGTCAAGCTGACCTACGAGCCGTCGCAGCTCTACGAGATCGGCCTGATCCTCGCAGGTGTCGGCGTCCTGGCCCTGGTGGCACTGGTCCTCGTGCGGCGGCGCGACCCCAACACCGACGGCCCGTCCGCCGCGCCGCCCGCCCCGGGTGTCGTCCTCGGCACGGTGGCGCTCACGCTGGTGGCCGCGGTGATCGCGGGTCCGTTCGCGCTGCTTGTTCCCGCGCTCGCCCTGCTCGCCCGGTGGCGGCACGCGCTGCTGGTGCCGATCGCGTTCCTCGCCATGGCGGGGGCGGGCATCGCGGCGGCGACGGGTGCGGGCGAGCCGGTCGCGTCCGACGAGGGCGCGTTCGGGCATGTGGCACAACTCCTCGCGCTCGTGGCGCTGTTCGCGGCGCTGGTGACCGTGAAGGAGGCGCGGCCCCGCGCCGTGGACACGGTGAAGTACGGCCCGGACACGGTAGGCGGCCCTCCGCCGCACGCCCCCGCGCCCGCTCCCGCTCCCTCACCGGGCCCCGGCCCGGCGACGCTGCCGCTCGGCCCGGACCGCGATCCGGCCGCGCACACGCCTCCGCTGCCCCGCCGCAAGCGCGCCGGGGACGGCACGGACGGCGCACCGGAGGCGGCCGCGGGCCCGACCGTCTCGGCCCGCGGCCCGGCATCGGCCCAGCCGGAGCCCGCGCCGCCGGGCCGCAGGACAGTGCGCTTCCCGCGCCGCAGGCGTCCGACCACGACAGGAGAAGGCACCCAGCGATGACCGCACTGGAACACCCGGCACGGCGCGCGGAAGGACCCGGGCGGCCGCCCGCCCGCGTGCCGTTCCCCGTCGTCGACGAGGTCTCACGGCACTGCCTCCAGGAGGAGGAGCCGGAGACCGTGCACATCGAGGTGCACCTGCCGGGCACGCCCGACCCGGACCGCCTCCGCGCCGCCTTCGCCGAGGCCCTGCGCCGCCACCCGCGCATCCTGATGCGGGAGGCGCGGGGCCCGTGGTACCGCCGCCGCTACGAATGGGAACTCACCCCGGACCCGGACGTGGAGGTGGTGACGTTCCCGCCGCCGGAACCGGACGCGCTGAAACGCGCCCGCGAACGGGCCCTGGCGGAGGCGCCACCGCTGACCTCCTCGCCCCCGATCCGCCTGGAAGTGGTGGCGCGGGTCCCGTCGGACCACGACGCGACGCCGGAGGAAGGTGAGGGAAGTACCCCTGCGAAGGACCCCGGCTCCGTCCTCTTCCTCACCATCAACCACACCGCCCTCGACGGCCCCGCCTGCCTCCGCGTCCTCGCGACCGCCGCCGAGCTGTACGGCGGCAAGGACAACTCACCGGCGGCGCCCCCTTCCCGCGCCCCCGCCGCGCAACAAGCGGCGGAGGAGCCCCCCGCCGACGCGCCCTCGGGCCTGGCGCCGCCCGCCCGGGTCGCGAAGGGGGCGCCCGAGCCCTCCCCCGGCAACGGCATGCTCGTCGCGGAGCTGCCCGTGCCGAAGCGCCCCAAGGGCTCCCCGTTCACCGTGAACGACCAGCTGATGGTCGCCACCGCGCTGATGATCGCCCACTGGAACCGTGAACACGGCGCCCGCCCGCGCCCGTTCCGCATCACGATGCCCGTGGACGACCGGCCCCGGGACGCCACCATGCCGATCGGCAATGGCACCCGGCTCGTCGAAGTACCTTTCAGCACGGAGGAGTTGGCCGCGCGCGACTGGTCACCGGAGGACATCCGCGACCTCCTGCGCCGCACCTCCGAGCGCACCCGTGCCCTCAAGGCGCTCTCCCGCCCCCAACTGGGCCACGGCGCGACGCTCCTGACCGCGCCCGTCCTGCCCGTCACCCTCCGTGCCGCAGTCACCCGTGGCCTGCGCAAGGCCGCCGCGCCCTGGACGTCGACGACCCTCCTGAGCAACATCGGCCGCGTCCCCTACGC
The sequence above is a segment of the Streptomyces sp. Je 1-369 genome. Coding sequences within it:
- a CDS encoding alpha-(1->3)-arabinofuranosyltransferase; protein product: MTTVQAPPPAAARPTTAAPEPARGPRSRRWLLGFWAVVFVSFLAVKPGRMTFDTKLGVAVDPWQFLSDLGQLWHDRGGFGGIQDQYVGYAFPMLPFYGLAKLVQLPVWLAERLWFSLIVAVAFWGALRLAERLGIGSRHSRLLGAVVYALWPTFTVVIGSTSAAALPGAFLPWVLLPLADDRFGARIAACRSALIIPFMGGVNAAATLASLLPVGLYLLSRPNGPRKRKLITWWVPGVILATAWWVVPLLMLGIYGENFLPFVEDSATTTGTMSATEALRGAGNWVAYLHFGEAWLPAGWTVATAVVAVVCSALAAALGLAGLARRDLPERRWLVLTVLSVVLVTLAGYGGAFGAPFHGTVQSWLDGGLVPFRNIYKFQTGLALALVLGLMHLVGVAAQARGARRVRGRRYAPLIAAVLVLPGLALPYLNGSILQPGSFQKLPTYWQTTADWLEKYSPDSRALVVPATAHGIYTWGSPIDQPLDVLADSRWAQRDYVPFGAPGNRRAMDAVEQALMTGAEVPGLRDYVTRAGLYYVVVRNDLDPDQVGNVPTATVKRTLEESGYRRVTGFGPQTTGGIIPDDTPIQVEGLYPRQRAVEIYAPAEGAERPGQAGLKPVSNTAVVSGGPESLLPLSADPSMRDRPTVLTGDNHPGVGAPGLQAVGDGMRRADTRFGLVNSNTSYTYGRDERNAVDALQNPDGKPHQILPSKGIDHQTTSELRGAKSVSASSYGNWLFHLPQYDPANAFDGNPATAWAEGDAESADGEWIKAEFHSEVAVPSSFRVTPLPQNGTRAAPTRIEVETEHGSIVSTLQPNGQPQRVRAQSGATDFVKITILDTQVARPGLTGAGFSEISIPEVRVTRLLQLPKDAEKSTDAKATTYSLHRTADPGAFSQVDTESGLHRRFTTTAEGAYDVKASAVAVPGRELDELLYKVAPEQEQQIIATADSTAKLGSGLSPRNLTDGDLTTAWIAGSDNRPVIHLKWPGKQPVGEIVLPAAGGLSTRPVKIEISSPDGAATAGVDENGNARFAPITTDEMDITITETAPLTVHNPVADDDLQLPVGLTEVYVPALDKYRTEQPDPKDRFSLPCGQGPVMSIDGELYETSAEGRVQDLTDRRPVDITLCQEGEKSPSVRLDAGAHSVETGDAGPLAVMDASLTTGTPAALDTTARELKVKDWLGDRREVTVGSGAASYLTTYENVNDGWKATLNGKELTSVRLDGWQQGWLVPNGEGGTVKLTYEPSQLYEIGLILAGVGVLALVALVLVRRRDPNTDGPSAAPPAPGVVLGTVALTLVAAVIAGPFALLVPALALLARWRHALLVPIAFLAMAGAGIAAATGAGEPVASDEGAFGHVAQLLALVALFAALVTVKEARPRAVDTVKYGPDTVGGPPPHAPAPAPAPSPGPGPATLPLGPDRDPAAHTPPLPRRKRAGDGTDGAPEAAAGPTVSARGPASAQPEPAPPGRRTVRFPRRRRPTTTGEGTQR
- a CDS encoding class I SAM-dependent methyltransferase, whose product is MKDPSLRRSATLFRAFLREQQEPERCYTLLARDAADQVEAYVPVKDRVVVDIGGGGGYFTEEFRRRGAQSFLFEPDPAELGDKPPEGAVVADGYLLPLADGVADVTFSSNVLEHVDDPQTFLSEMVRVTRADGLIYVSFTNWLSPWGGHEWAPWHYLGAERARARYERRTGKAAKHTLGENLFVHHVGATLRQVRGRDDVEIVSARSRYWPFLAGAITKVPGVREIATWNLLLILRRCP
- a CDS encoding glycosyltransferase family 4 protein, whose amino-acid sequence is MPQHVPSSLRAAAPRRAERVPALPPQPRRIVFLAHRDLGNPAAGGSELLVDRLADGLSKQGHQVTLLCGGPAAYRDYRVVSAGGDLGHYLRARTAFTRQVGDCDLLVEVCNGMPYLAPLWHRGPTLCLVNHVHTDLWGMRFQGALAPAARIGRRLEHWALSGAQRGNLLVAVSPSTATALRAIGVDRERIRIVHNGVEEPGPLHARSDEPMFLAMGRLVEYKRIDLLLRLWERVRPVTGGRLVIVGDGPERQRLEQLAGPGVEFKGHVSEAEKHRLLCEAWMLLHPSAVEGWGLVITEAATRSTPSIGFDVPGVRDSVEDGVTGLLARGESSFAAAWCTLALSAERRRALGKAAGERAVQFRWGNTVRQFQAVAAEAVAAHQVSQGPPTPQRSA
- a CDS encoding condensation protein, with the protein product MTALEHPARRAEGPGRPPARVPFPVVDEVSRHCLQEEEPETVHIEVHLPGTPDPDRLRAAFAEALRRHPRILMREARGPWYRRRYEWELTPDPDVEVVTFPPPEPDALKRARERALAEAPPLTSSPPIRLEVVARVPSDHDATPEEGEGSTPAKDPGSVLFLTINHTALDGPACLRVLATAAELYGGKDNSPAAPPSRAPAAQQAAEEPPADAPSGLAPPARVAKGAPEPSPGNGMLVAELPVPKRPKGSPFTVNDQLMVATALMIAHWNREHGARPRPFRITMPVDDRPRDATMPIGNGTRLVEVPFSTEELAARDWSPEDIRDLLRRTSERTRALKALSRPQLGHGATLLTAPVLPVTLRAAVTRGLRKAAAPWTSTTLLSNIGRVPYALDFGDAGRAHAVWFSAPARLPRGLTVTTASTAGRLHLALRWSKTLLSHGDGAHLRDLFEHYLHATEHTEPHETHGGST